From Bdellovibrio sp. ArHS, the proteins below share one genomic window:
- a CDS encoding CBS domain-containing protein produces the protein MKAAPTIQKYMTTSPETIGAHQTLAKAEELMFAMKIRHLPVLDASRLVGILSDRDIKLVSSFKDVDPEKVRVSEAFSEDPYTVSPNASLAEVCAEMASKKFGSALVVDNGKLVGIFTWVDALTALTELLETRLK, from the coding sequence ATGAAAGCAGCACCTACAATTCAGAAGTATATGACAACTTCGCCTGAAACAATTGGCGCGCATCAAACACTGGCGAAGGCCGAAGAGCTTATGTTCGCCATGAAGATTCGCCACTTGCCGGTTTTAGATGCCAGTCGTCTGGTGGGAATTTTGTCTGACCGGGATATTAAACTTGTCTCTAGTTTCAAAGATGTCGATCCAGAAAAGGTGCGAGTGTCCGAGGCCTTTTCAGAAGACCCTTATACGGTTTCTCCGAATGCGTCCTTAGCCGAGGTCTGTGCCGAAATGGCTTCAAAGAAATTCGGATCGGCCTTGGTTGTCGATAATGGCAAACTGGTCGGTATCTTTACCTGGGTGGATGCGCTGACCGCCTTGACAGAGTTGTTAGAGACCAGATTGAAGTAA
- a CDS encoding long-chain fatty aldehyde decarbonylase, producing the protein MTKTLNSFFQSICHSERLEAIFLLSMADHERLAGDQIRANISAKTPAGLVAEIEAHAEDEYRHGRQLEQLAIQILGSDLSLQEKNKLHKINEVMRSFVVGYFSNPHLIEAVNKHVAYVHGALTIEQFPFQVYSAYLSHTKLDWVRETINAIVADEHDHIRFGRTMLNQLPEENKLDLPELHRIEKDMCKRLFQRLTAIFNETSSESSDLHDEFLQSLDSDVRSRTAWVYAVGCAEKHAALATYKYFEECQAQAPDFMDQHLQDEIRHQKILHRSVSLGRYTLRANPVYNFLQEKMCTQMLRYQNKIFAKVKQQVSEPELVYFYSTTLIEMRVFKHYSKLAATTSDILVSHVLGRILDDEKDHAQLFHRNLVQHPSYDEAYFAELREFERRCFERVMFAMMPHLKSLLPDAILASGAEDQREVASVL; encoded by the coding sequence ATGACTAAGACGTTGAATTCATTTTTTCAGTCCATCTGTCATTCAGAGCGCCTAGAGGCTATTTTTCTTTTATCTATGGCGGATCACGAAAGATTGGCCGGGGATCAGATTAGGGCCAATATTTCCGCAAAAACTCCAGCGGGTCTGGTGGCCGAGATTGAAGCCCATGCGGAAGATGAATATCGCCATGGCCGTCAGTTGGAGCAGTTGGCAATTCAGATTCTGGGATCTGATCTAAGTTTGCAGGAAAAGAATAAACTGCACAAGATCAACGAAGTCATGAGAAGCTTTGTGGTGGGCTATTTTAGCAATCCGCACTTGATCGAAGCTGTCAATAAACACGTGGCCTATGTTCACGGCGCTTTGACGATTGAACAATTTCCTTTTCAGGTTTATTCCGCTTATTTATCGCATACGAAGTTAGACTGGGTTCGCGAAACCATAAATGCCATCGTTGCGGATGAGCATGACCACATTCGTTTCGGCAGAACGATGCTGAATCAGCTTCCCGAAGAAAATAAGTTGGATCTTCCAGAGCTGCATCGAATTGAAAAGGATATGTGCAAAAGACTTTTTCAAAGATTGACGGCGATCTTCAACGAGACGTCATCCGAGTCCAGTGATTTGCATGATGAATTTTTGCAATCTTTAGACAGCGATGTCCGATCCAGAACGGCGTGGGTTTATGCCGTCGGCTGCGCCGAGAAACACGCGGCGCTGGCGACCTACAAGTACTTTGAAGAATGCCAGGCCCAAGCACCTGACTTTATGGATCAACATCTTCAAGATGAAATAAGACATCAAAAGATTCTTCATCGATCGGTCTCTTTGGGACGTTACACCTTGCGAGCCAACCCGGTTTACAACTTTTTGCAGGAAAAGATGTGCACGCAGATGTTGCGATATCAAAACAAGATATTTGCGAAAGTAAAACAGCAGGTGAGCGAACCTGAACTGGTTTACTTCTACTCGACGACTTTGATCGAAATGAGGGTTTTTAAGCATTATTCCAAACTGGCCGCGACGACCTCTGATATTCTTGTTTCCCATGTTCTGGGGCGCATTTTGGATGATGAAAAAGATCATGCTCAATTATTCCATCGCAATCTGGTGCAACACCCCTCTTACGATGAAGCCTACTTTGCCGAGTTGCGTGAGTTTGAACGAAGATGTTTTGAACGAGTTATGTTTGCGATGATGCCGCATTTGAAGAGTCTTTTGCCCGATGCCATTTTGGCAAGCGGTGCTGAGGATCAGCGGGAAGTGGCGTCCGTTTTATGA
- a CDS encoding acyltransferase domain-containing protein produces MKTVYIFPGLNGLLRKADRLRFIDYPEVQSYFSRSERVLKNDFGMNVNLVEFLHSSTENIYAIENISLAAVAITATQCGVAEHLRQKLGTPDWVMGCSLGDLARAVFAKAYTFEDAIFNHVYFTQKIDGIDKIGGNIGVLAGKGKSFSDEDHLWFDSIEVDVSQLTPRFLNIGGRFEDLKKVEERARQRGWGVMQILNYPAHSRYIVPYVNKVEADMLRVRMLPPQTPMFSSFSVKPLTDCEEIKSEFILSMTKTIHWHRAVTKLVQDHEVSRFINIGPCRSLSGLMKDIPVHVEMLESFNLV; encoded by the coding sequence ATGAAGACCGTTTACATCTTTCCCGGTCTGAATGGTTTGTTGCGTAAAGCGGATCGCTTGCGGTTTATAGACTATCCGGAAGTGCAATCCTATTTTTCGCGCTCTGAGCGTGTCTTAAAAAATGATTTTGGTATGAATGTGAATCTGGTGGAATTTTTGCATTCTTCCACCGAAAACATCTATGCTATCGAAAATATCAGTTTGGCGGCAGTCGCAATTACGGCGACTCAATGTGGGGTTGCCGAGCATTTGCGACAAAAGTTGGGGACTCCCGACTGGGTTATGGGATGCTCCTTGGGTGATTTAGCGCGGGCGGTATTTGCGAAGGCTTATACCTTTGAGGACGCCATCTTCAATCATGTTTATTTCACGCAAAAGATTGACGGTATTGATAAGATTGGTGGCAACATCGGTGTGCTTGCCGGTAAGGGCAAGTCTTTTTCTGACGAAGACCATCTTTGGTTTGATTCCATTGAGGTCGATGTTTCCCAACTGACCCCAAGATTTCTGAATATCGGTGGGCGCTTTGAAGATCTGAAAAAGGTCGAAGAAAGAGCTCGCCAAAGGGGCTGGGGCGTTATGCAGATTTTAAACTATCCGGCGCACTCAAGATATATTGTACCCTATGTAAATAAAGTCGAGGCCGATATGTTGCGGGTGCGAATGCTGCCGCCACAGACGCCGATGTTTTCAAGCTTCTCGGTGAAGCCTTTGACAGACTGTGAAGAGATTAAATCCGAGTTTATATTGAGTATGACCAAAACCATTCATTGGCATCGTGCGGTGACCAAGCTTGTGCAGGATCATGAGGTTTCGCGATTTATCAACATCGGGCCTTGCCGAAGCCTGTCGGGGTTGATGAAGGACATTCCGGTCCATGTCGAAATGTTGGAATCCTTCAATTTGGTCTGA